The DNA region TTCTCGCTGGGGATCGCTGCGGTGCTGTTCACGGGGCTGGCGTTCGGGGCGCTGGACGAGAACCTGAAGACCCCGCCGCTGCTGTACGAGTTCGGGCTGGTGCTGTTCGTGTACACCATCGGAATCGCCAGCGGCCCGGCGTTTTTCAGCGCCATGCGGCGCGGCGGGCCGCGCGACAACGCCACGGTCGTCGCCAGCATTCTCCTGGCGGGCGGGGTGGTGGCGGGCGCCGCGCGCTTGTTGGGCCTGCACGGCACGCACGCCGCCGGGCTGTTCAGCGGCGCGCTCACGAACACCCCGGCCCTGGCCGGCGCGCTGGAACGCCTGCGGGCGGGCGGCGCCACCGACGCGCTGCAGAGCGAACCGGTGGTGGCGTACTCGGTGGCGTACCCCATGGGCGTGATCGCCATGCTGCTCGCCATCAGCCTCCTGAAGAAACTCTGGCGGGTGCCGGACGCCCGCCCGCCGGAGGAGATCACGCACCGCAGCGTCCGCGTGCAGCGCCCCGACGCCCTGCAGGCGCTGCCGGCCACACTGCGCATCGGCCGGTACCAGCACGGAAACGCCGTGCGGCTCGCCGGACTGTACGACGAGCAGCTGCGCCGTGAGATCCAGCCCGGGGACATCATCAGTCTGATCGGCCCGGCCAGCGCCCTGCGGGCTGCCATCCCCGCCCTCGGGGAGGACCTGGGCGAGGCGCTGGAACTCTCCCGGGAGACACTGGACATGCGGCGCATGTTCGTCAGCGACCGCCGCATGGCCGGCCGGCGCCTGGGCGACCTGCCGCTGCACGAGAAGTACGGCGCGACCGTTACCCGGGTGCGCCGCGGCGACACCGACCACCTCGCCGACGAGAACACCGTGCTGCAACTCGGGGACCGCGTGCGCGTCGTCGCGCCCCGCGAGCACATGCCCGCCCTGACCCAGCTCTTCGGGGACAGCTACCACCGCCTCTCTGAGATCGACGCCATGACCTTCAGCGTCGGCATCGCCCTGGGCCTGCTGCTCGGCATGATCGCCATTCCCCTCGGCGGCGGGCAGACCTTCAAACTCGGGCTCGCGGGCGGACCCCTGATCGTCGGGCTGATCCTCGGTGCAGTCGGACAGACCGGCCCGCTGAACTGGCAGCTGCCGTACAACGCCAACCTCACCCTCCGGCAGATCGGCCTGATCCTCTTCCTCGCGGGCGTGGGCAGCCGCAGCGGGTACGCGTTCTTCACCACCGTCGCCAGCCCCCTGGGCCTGAAGCTGTTCCTGGCGGGCACCCTGGTCACCACGGTCGCGGCCGTCACCCTGCTCACGGTGGCGCACAAGGTGCAGAAGATCCCCTTCGCGCACGCCGCCGGCATGATCGCCGGCCTGCAGACCCAGCCGGCCGTGCTGGGCTTCGCGACCGAAACCATGAAAAGTGACGAACCGAACGTCGGGTACGCTACCGTGTACCCGCTCGCCACCATCGCCAAGCTCATCCTTGCGCAACTCCTGCTGGGCGCCGGGGGGTGAGCTTTGTACGCCCGCTGACCGGGTGAAGCCCCGCCCAACCCCGCATGAACCCTCTTTCACAGGCCCGTCACGCCCCCGCCCGCCGGGCGCGGCAGGCTGAACCCATGGCATCCGACCACCCCCTGAAAGGCAAGCGCGTCGCCATCCTCGCCGCGGACGGCGTGGAGGAAATCGAACTCACCAGCCCCCGTCAGGCCGTCCAGGACGCCGGCGCGACCACCACCCTGATCAGCCTGAAGCCCGGGCAGATCCAGAGCATGAAAGGCGACATAGAACCCCAGGCGAAGTACGACGTGGACCGGACCGTGAAGGACGTCAGCCCTGACGACTTCGACGCCCTGATCCTCCCCGGCGGCACCGTCAATCCCGACAAACTCCGCCTGGACGACCACGCCCTGACGTTCATCCAGGGCATGTACGACGCCGGCAAACCCATCGCCGCCATCTGCCACGGTCCCTGGACCCTCAGCGAGACCGGCATCGCGAAAGGCAAGCGCCTCACCAGCTGGCCCAGCCTGAAACGCGAACTCACCCTGGCCGGCGCCACCTGGGTGGACGAGGAGGTCGTCACGGACGGCCAGATCACCACCAGCCGCAACCCGGACGATCTGCCCGCCTTCAACGCCCGCATCACCGAGCAGTTCGCCCGGTAACCCCGCGCCCTACCCCGCGCAAAGGAGCCCGTCATGACGCAGAACAAGGAACGCCAGTACAAGGTCAGCCGCGACGCCACCGCCGGCTGGGAAGGCGAGCACCAGCTCATTCACACGCAGAGCAGCAGCATGCGCCTCTGGGAAAACGAGGAACCCGCCGACACCGAAGGTAAACAGCCCAAAACGAACGACTACGACACCCTCGGCTACGTCATCAAGGGCCGCGTGGAACTCATCATTGAGGGCCAGACCATCGACCTGCGTGAGGGCGACAGCTACCTCGTGCCCCGCGGGGTGGAACACACCTACCGCGTCGCAGAAAGCCTCACCGCCGTGGAGGTCACCACGCCCAGCACCTACCGCCCCCCCAGCCACGAACAGGGTTGATTCTCACGTGAATCGTCCCGCCAGGAGCACTCCTCCAGGCGGGACGGCACGTTTTTCTATTCGCTCAGGCTTCCACCAGCACCACGAACGCCGCACTGTCGTCATAAGTCCGGAACGCCACCCCACTTCAGAGGCACTTGGGAAGGCGTTGCGCTGTGCATATGGCTGGTACAGATTCCTGAGACATTTAATGCAGCAGGGCAGCCCCCGGTAGAGGGCTGCCCTATGTGCCGCTTGGCTTACGCGCCGATGTAGTCCTCGACGGGGGGGCAGGCGCACATGAAGTTGCGGTCGCCGTACACGTTGTCTACGCGGTTCACGGCAGGCCAGAACTTCCAGTTCTTCTGGTACCGGCTGGGGTAGGCGGCCGTTTCACGGCTGTACGCACGATTCCATTCGGGGGCGATCAGGTCGGTCTGGGTGTGGGGGGCGTGCTTCAGGGGGCTGTCGCCAGCGGCCATGGTGCCGTCCTGCACTTCCTGGATTTCGCGGCGGATCTGGAGCATGGCGTCGATGAACCGGTCGAGTTCGGCTTTGGGTTCGCTCTCGGTGGGTTCGATCATCAGGGTGCCGGGCACGGGGAAGCTCATGGTGGGGGCGTGGAAGCCGTAGTCCATGAGGCGTTTGGCGATGTCTTCCTCGGTGATGCCGCTGTCCTGTTTCAAGGGGCGGATGTCGATGATGCACTCGTGCGCCACGCGGTCGTTGCGGCCCTTGTAGAGGATGGGGTAGGCGCCGCTGAGTTTCTTGGCGATGTAGTTGGCGTTGAGCAGGGCGACCTGGGTGCTCTTGCGCAGGCCGTGCGCGCCGAGGAGTTTGATGTACAGGTAGCTGATGGGGAGGATGCTGGCGCTGCCGTACTGCGCGGCACTCACGGCGCCCGTCTGGCTGTCGCTGGTGGGGATGACGGGGTGGTTGGGCAGGTAGGGTGCGAGGTGGGCTTTGACGCCGATGGGGCCCATGCCGGGGCCGCCGCCGCCGTGGGGGATGGCGAAGGTCTTGTGCAGGTTCAGGTGGGAGACGTCACTGCCGATCAGGCCGGGTTTGCTCAGGCCCACCTGGGCGTTCATGTTCGCGCCGTCCAGGTACACCTGCCCGCCGTGCTGGTGGATCAGGTCGCACACGTCCTTCACGTTCTCCTCGTACACGCCGTGCGTGCTGGGGTACGTGATCATCAGGGCGGACAGGTGCTCGCTGTGCTTTTCGGCCTGCGCTTTCAGGTCGTCCCAGTCGATGTTGCCGTTGGCGTCGGTCTTCACGACGACGACCTGCATGCCCATCATGGCGGCGCTGGCGGGGTTGGTGCCGTGGGCGCTGGCGGGAATCAGGCACACGTTGCGGTGGCCCTGACCGTTGGCTTCCTGGTACTTGCGGATGGCGAGCAGGCCGGCGTACTCACCACTGGCGCCGCTGTTCGGCTGCAGGCTCACGGCCTCGTAGCCGGTGATGTCGGCCAGCCAGCGTTCCAGTTCGCCCAGCAGCGCGGCGTACCCCTGGGTCTGGGTGGTGGGCGCGAAGGGGTGCATGTTCCCGAACTCGGGCCACGTGACAGGGATCATCTCGGTGGTGGCGTTGAGTTTCATGGTGCAGCTGCCCAGCGGGATCATGCCGTGCACCAGGCTGTAGTCGCGGTTTTCCAGCTGCTTGAGGTACCGGAGCATGCCGTGCTCGCTGCGGTGGCTGCTGAACACGGGGTGCGTGAGGAACTCGCTCTGGCGCTTGAGGTGGTCGGGGATGCCGTCCATGGCCTGCGCGTCCAGGGCCAGCACGTCCGTCTTCTCACCGGTCAGGGCCTCGATCACGTCGCTGAGGTCGGCGGGGGTGACGGTCTCGTCCAGGCTGATGCTGATCAGATCGGCCTGGGTGCCGGTGCCGTAGCGGAAGTTGATGCCTTTCGCCTCGGCGCGCGCGCGGATGGTGGCCGCGTCGCCCTGCACGGTCAGGGTGTCGAAGAAGGTCTCGTTGGGCGTCAGGCCGGCGTTCGTCAGCGCCCGGGCGAGGATGCCGGTCAGGCGGTGGACCCGCTCGGCGATGGTGCGCAGCCCGTCCGCACCGTGGTACACGGCGTACGCGGCGGCCATGTTGGCCAGCAGGGCCTGCGCGGTGCAGATGTTGCTGGTGGCCTTCTCCCGGCGGATGTGCTGCTCGCGGGTCTGCATGGCCATGCGCAGGGCGGTGTTGCCGCGGGCGTCCTTGCTCACGCCGATCACGCGGCCCGGCATGCTGCGCTCGAAGCCTTTCTGGCAGGCCAGGAACGCTGCGTGTGGTCCGCCGAAGCCCATGGGCACACCCAGGCGCTGCGCGCTGCCGACCACGATGTCCGCGCCGAGTTCCCCGGCGGGTTTCACCAGGGCGCTGGCGAGCAGGTCGGTCGCCACGATCAGCGCGCCGCCCTGGGCGTGCACCTTCTCGGCGATGGGCGCGAGGTCCAGCAGCTGTCCGTGCGTGCCCGGGTACTGCACCAGCACCCCGAACGCACCTTCGGGCACCTGGTCGGCGTCACCGACCTGCACGTCGAACCCGAAGTACTCGGCGCGGGTCTGCACGACGTTCAGGGTCTGCGGGTGCACGTTGTCGGCCACGTAGAACACGTTGCCCTTGCTCTTGCCGCTGCGTTTGGCGAGCGTCATGGCCTCGGCGGCGGCAGTGGCCTCGTCCAGCAGGCTGGCGTTGCTGATCGGCATGCCGGTCAGGTCCATCACGGTCTGCTGGAAGTTCAGCAGCATCTCCAGGCGGCCCTGGCTGATCTCGGCCTGGTAGGGGGTGTACGCGGTGTACCAGCCGGGGTTTTCCAGCATGTTGCGCAGGATCACGGGCGGCACGTGCGTGCCGTAGTACCCCGTGCCGATGTAGCTGCGGAACACCTTGTTCTGCTCCGCCAGGGCCTTCAGGTCGGCCAGCGCCTGCGCTTCGGTCACGCCGTCCCCGGCGTTCAGGTCGCCCTCGAAGCGGATCGCGGCGGGCAGGGTGGTGTCGGTCAGTTCGTCCAGGCTCTTCAGCCCGAACTCGGCCAGCATCTCGGCCTGTTCCGCTTCGCTGGGGCCGAGGTGACGGGCGGTGAAGTCATTGGTTTGCAGCAGGTCTTGCAGCGCTTTCATGGGTGTGCTCCTTGGGAGGGGCGGGAGGCCGTCGGTGGGGAAAAAGGGTCTGTTTTTGGGCGAGAAAAAAGCCGTGAGCCATCAGCCGTCGCCCTTGCCCGGCTCCTGGCCCATCGCTCACGGCAGGGGGTCGGGGTTAGTGGTCGGCCTGGGCTTCGTACGCGGCGGCGTCCAGCAGGTCGGTGTTCTCCTCGCTGACTTCCAGCTGGAACAGCCACCCGGCCTCGAAGGGACCGCTGTTCACGAGTTCCGGGCTGTTGCCCAGCTCGTCGTTCACGGCGATGATGCGGCCGCTGGCGGGCGCGTAGATGTCGCTGGCCGTCTTCACGGACTCCACGACCGCCACGGCCTCCCCGGCGGTGACTTCACGGCCGACTTCGGGCAGTTCCACGTACACCACGTCGCCGAGCTGTTCCTGGGCGTGGTGGGTGATGCCGACCTTGCCGTCGGAGGCGAGCCATTCGTGGGAAGCGGCGTATTTCAGGGTGGTGGGGTTCGTCATGCGTCTTCTCCTTGGTGGGGCAGAACTGTGCTGATGCTAGGGCGTTTCGCGCCGGACACCGTCGCGCGACTTGCGTTCCGGCGGGGTCAGGGGCGGTAGAAGGGCACGTCGGTGCGGGTGGCGGGGTGGTCCTTGCCGCGCACCTCCACCTCGAAGGTGTCGGCTTCGGCGGCGCCCGCCTCGACCAGGGCCATGGCGATCGGGTGGCCCAGGCTGGGGCTGCTGCTGCCGCTGGTCACGTGCCCCACGACGCGGCCGCCCTGCTTCACGGGGTAGCCCTCGCGGACCGGCACCTTCTCCAGCTTCAGGCCGATGAGTTTCTGCGTGGGGGCGCTTTGCAGGCCCTCGCGGCCGTGGTGGGCCTTGTCCTTGGCGACCCAGGTGTAGTGGGTGCTGAGGGGGTGCAGGTCGTCACTGAACTCGTGCCCGTACAGCGGGAACCCGGCTTCCAGGCGCAGGGTGTCGCGGGCGCCCAGCCCGGCGGGCTGAATGCCGGTTTCCAGCAGTTTCTCCCACAGCGCCTCAGCCTGATCGGCGGGCACGAAGACCTCGTAGCCGTCCTCGCCGGTGTACCCGGTGCGGGCGAAGTGCACGTCCATCCCGAACAGCGTGCCGGCGAAGTACGCGTTCTTCTTCGGCGCGAGCAGGTCCGGGGTGGCGTGCGCGGCGAGCCGTTCGGCCGCCTGGGGGCCCTGCACGGCCAGCAACGCCCACTGGTCGGATTCGTTCGTGAGCTGCACGTCGAAGCTGCCCTTCAGGGCATTCAGGTGCGCCCAGTCCTTCTCGATGTTGCTGGCGTTCACGACCACCAGGAATTCGCTGTCCGCCACGCGGTAGATGTAGATGTCGTCCACCAGGCCGCCGCGGTCATTGGGCAGCCAGTTGTACTGCGCGCGGCCGGGCCTGATCTTGCTCACGTCGTTCGGCGTGACGTGCTGCAGGAAGGCCAGGGCGTCCGGGCCGGTCACGCGGAATTCCCCCATGTGCGACACGTCGAACACCCCGGCGCCGGTGCGCACGGCCTCATGCTCGGCCTTCAGGCCGGCGTACTGCACGGGCATGTCCCACCCGCCGAAAGGGACCATCCGGGCCCCGGCCTTCAGGTGCGCGGCATGGAGCGGAGTGCGCCGCAGGGGCGCGGAAGCGGTGTCCGTCATACGAAAAGCGTACCGGAACCGCTTCCTTCCCGTCCGGGTCCCGGGGACGTTTCGGGGCGAGGGGTCCCGGCACGCGCCCCCCGGCTCAGTCCCCCAGGAAGGTCAGGTGCGCCGCCACGCCGTCCGCACCCAGCGGCGGCAACCCCGCCTCCACCGCCTTGCGCAGCTGCGTCAGCGCGGCCGCCGTGGCCGGGCCCTCGCCGTACATCCGCACCGCCTCGGCCGTCAGGCGCAGCTCCGCGCCGGTGCCGTGCCCCACCGCCCGGAACACTTGGTCCCCACCGTCCGGCCGCACCGTGACCTGCACGTCCTCCGGGAAGCCCGCCGCCCGCACCTGCGCCTGAAAGTCCATGCCCCAGCCTAGGCGCCCGCCCCGGGTCCCACCAGAGGCGCGGCGCTCAGCGGGCCCTCACCCCCGCGGTAGGAAACCCTTCTCTGCCAGGAACGCCTGCAACTCCGCGGACTGCGGCACGTGCACGTCCGGGTCGTACTTGAAGCGGCTGGTGTAGAACTCCGCCAGCGACGTGATGCCGCCCTCCTCGATCCGCGCGCGCAACTCCGGGTGCGCCATGTACCGCGCCCAGCCCTTCACCTCGCGCTCGCGGTACAGCGCCTCCAGCTCCGCGGTGTCCGGCCGGCGGTACGTCTCCTCGTGCAGGAACGCCGCCAGCGGCAGCCGGTCGCGTTTCGCGGGGTTCTCCGCCGGGACGCCCACCACCAGCGTCGTGACCGGCACGCACGTCTCCGGCAACTCCAGCAGTTCCGCGATGCCGCGCATGGAGTTCAGGGTGGTGCCCAGGTAACACAGGCCGTACCCGCGCGCCTCGAACGCCAGCGCCACGTTCTGCGCCACGATCATCGCGTCGAACGCCGCCACGTGGTACCCCAGCAGGTTGTTGAAGTTGTCCCGCGCGCCCCGCAGCCGCAACCACTCGCGCGTGCGGAACCAGTCCGCGCAGAAGGTCAGCACCACCGGCGCCTCCCGCACCATTTCCTGCTCGGCGTGCAGCCGGTACAGCGCCTCCTTCCGGGCCGCGTCCCGCGTGAGAATCACCGAATAGCTGTTCAGGTTCCCCGACGACGACCCGCCCGCGATCGCCTCTTCCAGCACCTCGCGGACCACCGCGTCCGGCACGGGCTCCGGCGTGAACGTGCGGATGGACCGGTGGGCCCGCATCGCTTCCTGAACAGTCTGCATGCCGGGATTCTAGGGACTGGCGCGGACATGAGCGGAGTCCCACCCCGCACCTCACCGCGCTTTCGCGGCCAGACCTATGCTGCACAAGTGACGCTGTTCGACCCGCCCGCCCCCCTGGCCGAACGCCTGCGGCCCCGCACCGTGCACGAGGTCGTGGGCCAGACACACCTGCTCGGGCCCGGCAAACCCCTCACCCGGGTCCTGGAATCCGGACGGCTCGGCAGCCTGATCCTCTGGGGGCCCCCCGGCGTGGGCAAGACCACCCTCGCCAGACTGCTGGCCGGCGAGGTCGGCGCGCACTTCATCCCCCTCTCGGCCGTCACCGCCGGCGTCAAGGACGTCCGCGAGGCCGTCACCGAGGCCGAACGCCTGCGCGCCCGCGGGCAGCGCACCATCCTCTTCCTCGACGAGATTCACCGCTTCAACAAGGCCCAGCAGGACGCCCTGCTGCCCCACGTGGAATCCGGGCTGCTCACCCTGATCGGCGCCACCACCGAGAACCCCAGCTTCGAGGTGAATCCCGCCCTGCGCAGCCGTGCCCGCACCCTGGTCCTCCAGGCCCTCACGCACGACGAGACCCGCGCCCTGCTGGACCGCGCCCTCACCGACGAGCGCGGCCTGCCCGGCGTCACCGCCCAGCCTGAGGCGCTGGACCTCACCGCCCGGCTCGCCGAGGGCGACGCCCGCCGCGCCCTGTCCACCCTGGAAGTCGCCAGCACCCTCGCCAACCCCGTCACGCCGGAGGCCATTACGGAGGCGTTCGGCCGGCACCTGCCGCAGATGGACAAGAACGGCGAGGACTTCTTCAACCTGATCAGCGCCCTGCACAAGAGCGTGCGCGGCTCCCACGTGGACGCCAGCCTGTACTGGCTGGCCCGCATGCTTCAGGGCGGCGCCGACCCCCTGTACGTCGCCCGGCGCATCGTGCGCATGGCCGCCGAGGACATCGGCCTCGCCGACCCGCAGGCCCTGCGCCTTGCCATCGCCGCCCGCGACACCGCCGACTTCCTCGGCAGCCCCGAAGGCGACCTGGCCCTGGCGCAGGCCGTCGTGTACCTCGCGCTGGCCCCCAAGAGCAACAGCGTGTACACCGCCTGGAAACGCGCCGTGAGCGCCGTGCAGGAAGGGGAGACACTGCCCGTGCCGCTGCACCTGCGCAACGCCCCCACCGGCCTCATGCGCCAGCAGGGCTACGGCCAGGGCTACGCCTACTACTTCGACGACCCCGCCGGCAGCTTCCGGCAGAACTACCTGCCTGACGGCGTGCACCTCGACCTGTACACCCCCACCGGCGAAGGCTGGGAACAGCGCGTCGCCGAACGCTGGCGCAAACTTCAAGACGCGCATGGAGAGGGAAAGGCACAACCGGAGGGATAGACGCGGGCCTTCAGGGCAGCGCTGTGCCTGGGGCAGTTGCAGACCGGGAGCTAGCAAGCCACTAAAGTGAATCAATTCACCAGATTGGCTGTGCCCGGAGGCTTCCCATGATGATGCGTCTGAAAGCGGTTCCGTTCCCCACCCGTCTTGCCTGGCTGCTGCCCGTCGCCCTCACCCTCCTGGCCGTGCTGTTGATGCCCACCGCGACCTCCGACGCCGAACGCCGGCTGCTGATCTCCGCTGTCCTGTTCGACGCGACCGTCAGCACTGCGTTCCTGTACTGGTTCACCACCCCACGCCCGGACCGCCGGCTCCACGCCACGCTGGGCATCCTGCTACGCGGGGTGCTGATCGTCGCCCTCGCCTTCCCCGCCGTGCGGCAGGTCCTGTGGCTGGAACTCCTGGGCGTCGGGGCCGGCATCTTCACGCTCCTGCGGGGTCTGCGACAGCCCCTGCCCGCCGGGTACGCCGAACTGGACGATCTGGAACGCGCCTATGCCTACTGGGAACGGCTGACCCCCACGCCCCGCCTGGCCCGGATGGTTCTGTCCGACGTCCTACTGTGGCGTGGGCTGTTCCGGCGCCCCGCCCTCCCGGACGGCCGGCATTTCGGCACGCGCCGCGGCAGCACCGCCGGCGCCACCCTGACCCTCCTTACCTTCCTGACCGTCATGGAAAGCCTGCCCGTGCACTTCCTGCTGGTCGAGAGGTTCCACACGGCGGCCCTGTGGCACCTGGGCCTGAACGCCGTCAGCACCGTGTGGCTTTTCGCGTACGCCCGCGCCCTGACCACCCGGCCGGTCACGGTGTCCTACCGCCGCCTGTACCTCCGCACCGGTCTGCACTGGACGGCCAGCACTCCCGTCGCCAACGTGCAGGAAGCTCGGCCCCACGACCCGGCGCAGGACGCCGACGCCCTGAACCTCGCCCGCGACCTGCTCTCCCAATCGGTCCTGAACGTGACCCTGACCTTCGCCCGGCCGGTCACGGTGCACGGCCTGTTCGGGAAGACTCTGGAGACCAGCCGGGTGTGTCTGCACCTGGACGACCCGAAAGCCTTCCTGGCAGCGCTGGGCGGCCATTCGGAACTCAGCGTTTCACGATGAGGGGCAGGCGGTCCTGGAGGCGCAGCATGGGCAGGTCGAAGGCGGCGCGGGCGGCGTCGTTCGGGGCGGTGTTGCCGGCCTTGAGCATGGCGTACTGGTCGCGGGTGATGGGTGGGCTGGGCAGCACCTGCATCAGGGGCACGGCCACGTCCATCAGCGGGAGCGGGACGGGCACGATGGGTTTTTTCTTGCCCAGCGCGGCGAGTTCCAGGTCCAGCAGCTGCCGGAACGTGAATTCTTCCGGGCCGGTCAG from Deinococcus ficus includes:
- a CDS encoding aspartate:alanine exchanger family transporter produces the protein MIQTLIDQPLLLLFLIAAIGYPLGRLNVRGFSLGIAAVLFTGLAFGALDENLKTPPLLYEFGLVLFVYTIGIASGPAFFSAMRRGGPRDNATVVASILLAGGVVAGAARLLGLHGTHAAGLFSGALTNTPALAGALERLRAGGATDALQSEPVVAYSVAYPMGVIAMLLAISLLKKLWRVPDARPPEEITHRSVRVQRPDALQALPATLRIGRYQHGNAVRLAGLYDEQLRREIQPGDIISLIGPASALRAAIPALGEDLGEALELSRETLDMRRMFVSDRRMAGRRLGDLPLHEKYGATVTRVRRGDTDHLADENTVLQLGDRVRVVAPREHMPALTQLFGDSYHRLSEIDAMTFSVGIALGLLLGMIAIPLGGGQTFKLGLAGGPLIVGLILGAVGQTGPLNWQLPYNANLTLRQIGLILFLAGVGSRSGYAFFTTVASPLGLKLFLAGTLVTTVAAVTLLTVAHKVQKIPFAHAAGMIAGLQTQPAVLGFATETMKSDEPNVGYATVYPLATIAKLILAQLLLGAGG
- a CDS encoding replication-associated recombination protein A: MTLFDPPAPLAERLRPRTVHEVVGQTHLLGPGKPLTRVLESGRLGSLILWGPPGVGKTTLARLLAGEVGAHFIPLSAVTAGVKDVREAVTEAERLRARGQRTILFLDEIHRFNKAQQDALLPHVESGLLTLIGATTENPSFEVNPALRSRARTLVLQALTHDETRALLDRALTDERGLPGVTAQPEALDLTARLAEGDARRALSTLEVASTLANPVTPEAITEAFGRHLPQMDKNGEDFFNLISALHKSVRGSHVDASLYWLARMLQGGADPLYVARRIVRMAAEDIGLADPQALRLAIAARDTADFLGSPEGDLALAQAVVYLALAPKSNSVYTAWKRAVSAVQEGETLPVPLHLRNAPTGLMRQQGYGQGYAYYFDDPAGSFRQNYLPDGVHLDLYTPTGEGWEQRVAERWRKLQDAHGEGKAQPEG
- a CDS encoding nitroreductase family protein, with protein sequence MQTVQEAMRAHRSIRTFTPEPVPDAVVREVLEEAIAGGSSSGNLNSYSVILTRDAARKEALYRLHAEQEMVREAPVVLTFCADWFRTREWLRLRGARDNFNNLLGYHVAAFDAMIVAQNVALAFEARGYGLCYLGTTLNSMRGIAELLELPETCVPVTTLVVGVPAENPAKRDRLPLAAFLHEETYRRPDTAELEALYREREVKGWARYMAHPELRARIEEGGITSLAEFYTSRFKYDPDVHVPQSAELQAFLAEKGFLPRG
- the gcvT gene encoding glycine cleavage system aminomethyltransferase GcvT; translation: MTDTASAPLRRTPLHAAHLKAGARMVPFGGWDMPVQYAGLKAEHEAVRTGAGVFDVSHMGEFRVTGPDALAFLQHVTPNDVSKIRPGRAQYNWLPNDRGGLVDDIYIYRVADSEFLVVVNASNIEKDWAHLNALKGSFDVQLTNESDQWALLAVQGPQAAERLAAHATPDLLAPKKNAYFAGTLFGMDVHFARTGYTGEDGYEVFVPADQAEALWEKLLETGIQPAGLGARDTLRLEAGFPLYGHEFSDDLHPLSTHYTWVAKDKAHHGREGLQSAPTQKLIGLKLEKVPVREGYPVKQGGRVVGHVTSGSSSPSLGHPIAMALVEAGAAEADTFEVEVRGKDHPATRTDVPFYRP
- a CDS encoding type 1 glutamine amidotransferase domain-containing protein, with product MASDHPLKGKRVAILAADGVEEIELTSPRQAVQDAGATTTLISLKPGQIQSMKGDIEPQAKYDVDRTVKDVSPDDFDALILPGGTVNPDKLRLDDHALTFIQGMYDAGKPIAAICHGPWTLSETGIAKGKRLTSWPSLKRELTLAGATWVDEEVVTDGQITTSRNPDDLPAFNARITEQFAR
- the gcvP gene encoding aminomethyl-transferring glycine dehydrogenase — protein: MKALQDLLQTNDFTARHLGPSEAEQAEMLAEFGLKSLDELTDTTLPAAIRFEGDLNAGDGVTEAQALADLKALAEQNKVFRSYIGTGYYGTHVPPVILRNMLENPGWYTAYTPYQAEISQGRLEMLLNFQQTVMDLTGMPISNASLLDEATAAAEAMTLAKRSGKSKGNVFYVADNVHPQTLNVVQTRAEYFGFDVQVGDADQVPEGAFGVLVQYPGTHGQLLDLAPIAEKVHAQGGALIVATDLLASALVKPAGELGADIVVGSAQRLGVPMGFGGPHAAFLACQKGFERSMPGRVIGVSKDARGNTALRMAMQTREQHIRREKATSNICTAQALLANMAAAYAVYHGADGLRTIAERVHRLTGILARALTNAGLTPNETFFDTLTVQGDAATIRARAEAKGINFRYGTGTQADLISISLDETVTPADLSDVIEALTGEKTDVLALDAQAMDGIPDHLKRQSEFLTHPVFSSHRSEHGMLRYLKQLENRDYSLVHGMIPLGSCTMKLNATTEMIPVTWPEFGNMHPFAPTTQTQGYAALLGELERWLADITGYEAVSLQPNSGASGEYAGLLAIRKYQEANGQGHRNVCLIPASAHGTNPASAAMMGMQVVVVKTDANGNIDWDDLKAQAEKHSEHLSALMITYPSTHGVYEENVKDVCDLIHQHGGQVYLDGANMNAQVGLSKPGLIGSDVSHLNLHKTFAIPHGGGGPGMGPIGVKAHLAPYLPNHPVIPTSDSQTGAVSAAQYGSASILPISYLYIKLLGAHGLRKSTQVALLNANYIAKKLSGAYPILYKGRNDRVAHECIIDIRPLKQDSGITEEDIAKRLMDYGFHAPTMSFPVPGTLMIEPTESEPKAELDRFIDAMLQIRREIQEVQDGTMAAGDSPLKHAPHTQTDLIAPEWNRAYSRETAAYPSRYQKNWKFWPAVNRVDNVYGDRNFMCACPPVEDYIGA
- a CDS encoding cupin domain-containing protein — protein: MTQNKERQYKVSRDATAGWEGEHQLIHTQSSSMRLWENEEPADTEGKQPKTNDYDTLGYVIKGRVELIIEGQTIDLREGDSYLVPRGVEHTYRVAESLTAVEVTTPSTYRPPSHEQG
- the gcvH gene encoding glycine cleavage system protein GcvH, giving the protein MTNPTTLKYAASHEWLASDGKVGITHHAQEQLGDVVYVELPEVGREVTAGEAVAVVESVKTASDIYAPASGRIIAVNDELGNSPELVNSGPFEAGWLFQLEVSEENTDLLDAAAYEAQADH